Within the Musa acuminata AAA Group cultivar baxijiao chromosome BXJ2-9, Cavendish_Baxijiao_AAA, whole genome shotgun sequence genome, the region AGACCACGCCGGAGTCAGACAGCCAGGCCGCTCCGCCACTGGCCCGTGTGGCGGCGGCCGCGGCCGCGCAGGATGGGATCCAGCCGTCCTCCCCGAACTTCTTCTTTTCCTCCGCTGCCGCCGCGAACCCTTCCTTCGGCTCCCACCGCCGGATCGCCATCGCTGTCGACCTCAGCGACGAGAGCGCCTACGCCGTGAAGTGGGCCGTCCAGAACTACCTTCGTCCCGGGGACGCCGTCATACTCCTCCACGTCCGCCCCACGTCCGTCCTCTACGGCGCTGACTGGGGTTCCGTCGACCTCTCCGTCTCCGAAGAGGCTGCGGAGGAGGGCGCCGGCTCGGACGTGTCGCAGCAGAAGCTGGAGGAGGATTTCGACGCTTTCACCGCCACCAAGGCGCAGGACCTTGCGCGGCCGCTTGTGGAGGCTCAGATCCCTTTCAAGATCCACATCGTCAAGGACCACGACATGAAGGAGCGGCTCTGCCTGGAGGTGGAGCGGCTCAGTCTCAGCGCCGTGATCATGGGCAGCAGGGGCTTCGGGGCCTCGAGGAGGACTGGCAAAGGGAGGCTCGGCAGCGTCAGCGACTACTGCGTCCACCACTGCGTGTGCCCCGTGGTGGTCGTCCGCGACGAGGGGGCCGCAGCTGGAGCTGATGCTGGTGTTGTTGCAAAGGGCGCTTGCCCGTCGATGGCAAAGGGGTCGGCAGAGGGCGGAGAGCTTCACCCTGTCCCTGAAGAAGATGAGTACCATGATGCCTACATGGAGCATAAAGGTCAACTCTTACTCCGTAGAACTATTACCCTTTTCCCATATGAATGTGATCGATATTGTGCATGTTAGAAGAGTagataaatgattaaaaatgaTGAATTGATATCTGTtttatgaacttgaactttgactTGTATCTCTGAAGGCTAGAGATAGAAAATCATATGACATGATATTTGCTATATGAATGTGATGCTTTCCAGAAGATCAGATGTTGGAAATTGGGACATGTTATTTGCTACATGAGAGCATGGTGTTTGATGTGCATTCCCGGAGTCTAGATACAAGTCTGTTCATTGTGGTATCTTGATCGGTTTCGGGAGTCCTTTAGGGCCAAAAAATAATAGTTAGCCCAGAAACAAATAGTTCAAGGCTGCATAATCTGACTTGTATGCGAATTTTTCTGGGAAATAATTGTTTTATTAAATCAGATGCCTCTTTCCAGGTTAACTTCAGTTTTCATTTACTGCTCTCTTTCACTTCTGATCTTTATTATTGAACAGCATCTACCTTTAGTAACTTGCTCCAAGGTCCTGTTTGATGCCATTTGACGATGCAATAGTTTGAACTTTGAAAAGTGCCCTAACGTAGCAGTGCTGCCTTAGGACTAAAAGAGTGCACTAAAAAACTTCTGAAATAACTTGTCACCGATGGATTCTAGCTACACCGTCAAATTGAGACATTGAAATCCATTGAACCCACTTTATTCAAAGGGCTTCACCTTTATAGTTGTGGATTTTATTGCTTGGAAGTTCTTGAGCTCCAAAAGATCATTTAAGACATATTTTAACAGAGTAAACATGTTATGTTTGCTTCTTCTTAGTTACATCTCTTAAAGTTTTAAATAGTTGGCAAGAGGTCTAAAATTGTACAGGTTTCTATGTAAATTAATATTGAAGCTTAGTGATCTGTTGCCACACTATACCCGTTATATGGTGCACTTTTAGGGGATGGGTTGTGCTTTGCTGTGACTCTGATTCTTACGATGAATAATTGTATAGTTGGGAGACAGAATTGGTGATAAGTGACATATTTGATCTTGTGCAGATAACTGTAGGTCAGCCATGATTTATGAGCAATTGTTGCATGGCGACCATGATCTGCACTATTGTCTTTAATTTAAGCAGTTTATCATGGTATTTTCCAATCTTGGTGGCCTTTCAACATTATTTTCACTCACTGACATCTTGCAGTGTAGATTGTTTGTTGT harbors:
- the LOC135623599 gene encoding universal stress protein PHOS32-like; amino-acid sequence: MIPKQTTPESDSQAAPPLARVAAAAAAQDGIQPSSPNFFFSSAAAANPSFGSHRRIAIAVDLSDESAYAVKWAVQNYLRPGDAVILLHVRPTSVLYGADWGSVDLSVSEEAAEEGAGSDVSQQKLEEDFDAFTATKAQDLARPLVEAQIPFKIHIVKDHDMKERLCLEVERLSLSAVIMGSRGFGASRRTGKGRLGSVSDYCVHHCVCPVVVVRDEGAAAGADAGVVAKGACPSMAKGSAEGGELHPVPEEDEYHDAYMEHKDT